The nucleotide window GTAAGAATCTCAACCTTCGCCTCGGCCGCGCCCCCGATGCCCCGCTGCGGGCGGAAGGGCCCCTGCTCTTCGTGGAGCCTTCGGGAACCAAGGCCGAGCTTCTCAAGCAGGCCTTGGAGCTCCGACCGGATCTCAAGGCCGCCGAAGCGGGATTGCAGGCCAGTCGCCGCAGAGTGCGTCTCGTCCGGGCTGAGCGGCTCTTTCCGGAGGTAGAGGTGGCCCTCCGGTACGAGGATAGCCGCGACTTTGAGGAGCGGGACCGACGGGTCATGCTGGATTTCGCGATTCCCCTCCCCCTCTTCAATCGGCGCCAGGGAGAGTTAGAGGCGGCGTTGGCCGAAGAACTTAGGCAAGATGCCGAGATCGCCCTGGTCCAAGCCCGCATCGAGACAGAAGTGGCTATCGCGTTCGAGCAGTTCCAGGGTTCGCAACAGATTGTCGAGCAGTATGTACAGCAGATCCTCCCGCAGCAGGAGCAGAACTTCCACCTGCTCCGTGAAGGGTACACGCTGGGCCAGTTCGGCCTGACCGATGTGCTCCTCGCCCAGCGGGGGTTGATTGATGTCCGATTCGATTATCTCGGGGCCATTGGCGACTTCAACACCGCGGTGGCGGAACTCTGGCAGGCCCTGGGATTGGTCACCTTCTCTACAACAAGCCAGACGTCAGTGTCCGGTCCGAAGACCGCCGGATACTTGGTAGGTATAAGTAATAGTAGGAAGAAAGGATACCAACCGTGAAAGCAAGCGTGTGGATCTGTCGGCTCGCGTCATTCCTCCTGATCCCCCTGCTGTTTTTCGTCTCCGGGCCGGGCGCCTGCTCCCGGGAGCCCGGAGCGCTGCAGCCCCAGGTCCCTCCTCCAGCGCTGGCCAACGAGAATGGGCACGGACAAGGACAGGCACCATCTCTGGAGCCCGAGGAGAAAGGACATGGACACAGGGAGAAGCAGACACCACCCGAGGGGCACCAGGAGAAAGAACCTCATGGTCAAGAGGAACCGCATTCGAAGGCGCCCGAGGCTGGGTCAGGAACAGTGCGTCTGTCGGCAGAGGAGCGGGCCAACATCGGACTCAAGACCGTCCCGGTCGAGTTTCGCCCAGTGGAGGATGTCCGGCTGCTCAACGGGGTGGTGAAGCCCCATCCCGACCGGGTTGCCCTCGTTACCAGCCGCGTGGCGGGCCGAGCCGTGGGCATCCACGTGAACCTCGGCGACCGCGTGAAGAAGGGGCAGGATTTGGCGGATGTGCA belongs to Candidatus Methylomirabilota bacterium and includes:
- a CDS encoding TolC family protein, with translation MPKKTRLRLVGYSLVGTLILLAVPVSSQAESQGKLTLEAALEHALQNSLELQVIRTELGVARGVLTQAQTYPFNPALELEGNGGRARTLDGPVEHRTVGGFSVGLSQVIEIKGQRGIRTDIATANLTQTQWEIRDAERRVLADVMRAFAKLLEAQELLELVENAVALAEETRETARTQFEAGEVPRLDLLRAEVELRRASTRQVAEKRRIATARKNLNLRLGRAPDAPLRAEGPLLFVEPSGTKAELLKQALELRPDLKAAEAGLQASRRRVRLVRAERLFPEVEVALRYEDSRDFEERDRRVMLDFAIPLPLFNRRQGELEAALAEELRQDAEIALVQARIETEVAIAFEQFQGSQQIVEQYVQQILPQQEQNFHLLREGYTLGQFGLTDVLLAQRGLIDVRFDYLGAIGDFNTAVAELWQALGLVTFSTTSQTSVSGPKTAGYLVGISNSRKKGYQP